The genomic region TGTGGGCATCGGGGCCAGCAGCAGACTGTTCCTCACGCCGTGCTTGGCGATCTTCTCTTTCAGCAGCTTCCAGTCCAACAGGTCAGTGGGCGTCTTCTCCCACATGTCGTACTGCAGGATGCCCTTGCTGACTGGGCAGCCTTCGTACGTCTCGTAAGGGCCGAGCTCGGCAGCCAGCTCGCAGCTAGCCTCCAGGGCAGCGTAGTAGATGGTCTCGAAGATCTGAATGTTGAGCAGCTGAGCCTCGGGGCTTTCAAATGGGTACCGCATGAGGATGAAGGCATCTGCCAAACCCTGGACACCGATTCCTATCGGCCTGTGACGCTTGTTGGACTTCTCCGCTTCAGGCACAGGATAGTAGTTGATCTCGATGATCTTGTTCAAGTTTTTGACGATAACTTTGGTCACAGATGCTAGTTTCTTAAAGTCAAAAGTCCGTTCCGGGGTGACGTACATGTTAAGCGCAATGGAGGCCAGATTACAGACCGCTACCTCATCATCACTGGTGTATTCAACAATCTCTGTGCAGAGGTTGCTGCTCTTGATGGTGCCCAGGTTCTGCTGGTTGCTCTTTCTGTTGCAGGCGTCTTTGTACAGCATGTATGGCGTTCCCGTTTCAGTCTGGGACTCAATAATGGCGTGCCACACCTGCTGAGCCTTCACTGTACGCTTgaccctcccctccttctcatATGAGGTGTAGAGCTTCTCAAACTCCTCCCCCCAGCATTCATCCAGCCCAGGGCACTCGTTGGGACACATCAGGGACCAGTCTTGGTTGCTCTCCACCCTCTTCATGAACAGGTCAGGGATCCACATGCCGTAGAAAAGGTCTctggctctctgctcctcctttCCTGTGTTCTTCTTCAGCTCCAGGAAGTCGAACACATCGAAGTGCCAGGGCTCCAGGTACATAGCAAAAGCTCCAGGTCTCTTGTTGCCGCCCTGGTCGACATAACgtgctgtgttgttgtaaaCTCTCAGCATGGGGACCAGTCCGTTTGAGTTACCATTGGTACCAGCGATGTAGCTCCCTGTTGATCTAATGCAGCTGACCGCCACACCGATTCCTCCTGCCGACTTGGAGATGAGGGCACATTGTTTCAGCGTGTCATAAATACCTTCGATGCTGTCGTCTTTCATGGCGAGCAGGAAGCAGCTGGACAGCTGTGGCCTGTTGGTTCCAGCGTTGAAGAGTGTTGGGGAGGCATGTGTGAACCACTTCTCTGAAAGCAGGTTGTAGGTCTCGATCGCTGCTTCGATATCTTTTTTGTGAATTCCAACAGAGACTCTCATGAGCATGTGCTGCGGTCGCTCAGCCACTTTGCCGTTGATCTTCAACAGGTACGATCGCTCCAGAGT from Sparus aurata chromosome 2, fSpaAur1.1, whole genome shotgun sequence harbors:
- the LOC115573017 gene encoding ribonucleoside-diphosphate reductase large subunit produces the protein MHVVKRDGRQERVMFDKITSRIQKLCYGLNSDFVDPAQITMKVIQGLYSGVTTVELDTLAAEIAATLTTKHPDYAILAARIAVSNLHKETKKVFSEVMEDLYNYINPLNKQHSPMISKETLDIVLENKDRLNSAIIFDRDFSYNFFGFKTLERSYLLKINGKVAERPQHMLMRVSVGIHKKDIEAAIETYNLLSEKWFTHASPTLFNAGTNRPQLSSCFLLAMKDDSIEGIYDTLKQCALISKSAGGIGVAVSCIRSTGSYIAGTNGNSNGLVPMLRVYNNTARYVDQGGNKRPGAFAMYLEPWHFDVFDFLELKKNTGKEEQRARDLFYGMWIPDLFMKRVESNQDWSLMCPNECPGLDECWGEEFEKLYTSYEKEGRVKRTVKAQQVWHAIIESQTETGTPYMLYKDACNRKSNQQNLGTIKSSNLCTEIVEYTSDDEVAVCNLASIALNMYVTPERTFDFKKLASVTKVIVKNLNKIIEINYYPVPEAEKSNKRHRPIGIGVQGLADAFILMRYPFESPEAQLLNIQIFETIYYAALEASCELAAELGPYETYEGCPVSKGILQYDMWEKTPTDLLDWKLLKEKIAKHGVRNSLLLAPMPTASTAQILGNNESIEAYTSNIYTRRVLSGEFQIVNPHLLKDLTERGLWSEEMKNQLIAHNGSIQNIEGIPDDLKQLYKTVWEISQKTVLKMAADRGAYIDQSQSLNIHIAEPNYGKLTSMHFYGWKQGLKTGMYYLRTKPAANPIQFTLNKEKLKEAQEPVTASEEEIKERNMAAMVCSLENRDDCLMCGS